In the Solibacillus sp. FSL K6-1523 genome, one interval contains:
- the rplA gene encoding 50S ribosomal protein L1 codes for MAKKGKKLQDAAKLIDRAALYSVEEAVALAQKTSTVNFDATVEVAFKLGIDTRKNDQQIRGAVVLPHGTGKTQRVLVFAKGEKLKEAEAAGADYVGDAEFIQKIQQGWFEFDVIVATPDMMGEVGKLGRVLGPKGLMPNPKTGTVTFDVTKAIEEIKAGKVEYRAEKAGIIHAPIGKVSFDTEKLVENFLAVFDVVQKAKPAAAKGTYMKSVNLTTTMGPAVKVDASSVAK; via the coding sequence ATGGCTAAAAAAGGTAAAAAACTGCAAGATGCAGCTAAATTAATCGACCGCGCAGCTCTATATTCTGTAGAAGAAGCAGTAGCTTTAGCGCAAAAAACAAGCACAGTAAACTTTGATGCAACTGTAGAAGTAGCATTTAAATTAGGTATCGATACTCGTAAAAACGACCAACAAATCCGTGGTGCAGTAGTACTTCCACACGGTACTGGTAAAACTCAACGTGTATTAGTTTTCGCTAAAGGTGAAAAACTTAAAGAAGCAGAAGCAGCTGGCGCTGACTATGTAGGCGATGCAGAATTCATCCAAAAGATCCAACAAGGTTGGTTCGAATTTGATGTAATCGTAGCAACTCCTGACATGATGGGTGAAGTTGGTAAACTTGGACGTGTATTAGGACCTAAAGGTTTAATGCCAAACCCTAAAACAGGTACGGTTACTTTTGACGTAACAAAAGCAATCGAAGAAATCAAGGCTGGTAAAGTTGAGTACCGCGCTGAAAAAGCTGGTATCATCCACGCACCAATCGGTAAAGTTTCTTTCGATACTGAAAAATTAGTAGAAAACTTCTTAGCAGTATTTGACGTAGTTCAAAAAGCAAAACCTGCTGCAGCAAAAGGTACTTACATGAAATCTGTAAACCTTACAACTACAATGGGTCCTGCTGTAAAAGTGGACGCTAGCTCAGTAGCTAAATAA
- the rplK gene encoding 50S ribosomal protein L11 translates to MAKKVIKVVKLQIPAGKANPAPPVGPALGQAGVNIMGFCKEFNARTADQAGLIIPVEISVFEDRSFTFITKTPPAAVLLKVAAGIQKGSGEPNRNKVATVKRDKVREIAEQKMPDLNAASVEAAMLMVEGTARSMGISIED, encoded by the coding sequence GTGGCTAAAAAAGTTATTAAAGTTGTAAAACTTCAAATCCCTGCTGGTAAAGCAAACCCAGCACCACCGGTTGGTCCTGCATTAGGTCAAGCAGGTGTTAATATCATGGGATTCTGTAAAGAATTTAACGCTCGTACTGCTGATCAAGCTGGTCTTATTATTCCGGTTGAAATTTCAGTATTCGAAGACCGTTCATTCACTTTTATTACTAAAACTCCACCCGCAGCAGTGTTACTTAAAGTAGCAGCTGGAATCCAAAAAGGATCAGGTGAACCAAATCGTAATAAAGTTGCAACGGTTAAACGTGATAAAGTTCGCGAAATCGCAGAACAAAAAATGCCAGACCTTAACGCTGCTTCAGTTGAAGCTGCTATGTTAATGGTTGAAGGTACTGCACGAAGCATGGGTATTTCTATCGAAGACTAA
- the nusG gene encoding transcription termination/antitermination protein NusG — protein sequence MEKNWYVVHTYSGYENRVKANLEKRVETMGMQDKIFRVIVAEHEETDVKEDGKKKVVMRKVFPGYVLVELIMTDDAWYVVRNTPGVTGFIGSSGGGVKPTPLLPEEADRLLEQMGMTETLIGEVDITVGEVVEVLEGPFAHFQGRVEEVDVENAKIKVHVDMFGRETVMELDFAQVKKI from the coding sequence ATGGAGAAAAATTGGTATGTAGTTCATACTTATTCTGGTTATGAAAACCGAGTGAAAGCAAACCTAGAAAAGCGCGTTGAAACAATGGGGATGCAAGATAAAATTTTCCGCGTGATCGTTGCTGAGCACGAAGAAACAGATGTAAAAGAAGATGGTAAGAAAAAAGTAGTAATGCGTAAAGTTTTCCCAGGTTACGTACTAGTAGAGTTAATTATGACGGATGACGCGTGGTATGTTGTGCGTAATACACCGGGTGTAACAGGATTTATCGGTTCATCAGGTGGTGGGGTAAAACCGACACCATTATTACCAGAAGAAGCAGACCGTCTACTTGAACAAATGGGCATGACAGAAACGTTAATTGGTGAGGTTGACATTACTGTTGGTGAAGTTGTTGAAGTATTAGAAGGACCTTTTGCACATTTCCAAGGTCGCGTAGAAGAAGTAGATGTCGAAAACGCGAAGATAAAAGTGCATGTTGATATGTTCGGTCGCGAAACAGTAATGGAACTGGATTTTGCGCAAGTTAAAAAAATATAA
- the secE gene encoding preprotein translocase subunit SecE has translation MSKVTNFLQEVGSEMRKTSWPKSKELTKYTVVVISTVIVMALFFTVVDLGFSELFRWFLSL, from the coding sequence ATGAGTAAAGTGACAAACTTTTTACAAGAAGTCGGTTCAGAAATGCGTAAAACAAGCTGGCCGAAAAGTAAAGAGCTAACAAAGTATACGGTAGTAGTTATTTCAACGGTTATCGTTATGGCGTTATTCTTTACAGTAGTAGATTTAGGATTCTCAGAATTATTCCGTTGGTTCTTGTCTTTATAA
- the rpmG gene encoding 50S ribosomal protein L33, whose amino-acid sequence MAKKIVLSCEKCGSRNYNVPGKEGTTERLELKKFCSHCNEHTVHKQTL is encoded by the coding sequence ATGGCGAAAAAGATCGTTTTAAGTTGTGAGAAATGCGGTTCAAGAAATTACAATGTACCTGGAAAAGAAGGTACAACAGAGCGTCTTGAATTAAAGAAATTTTGCTCGCATTGCAATGAACATACAGTGCATAAACAAACGTTATAG